The Oncorhynchus kisutch isolate 150728-3 unplaced genomic scaffold, Okis_V2 Okis07a-Okis12b_hom, whole genome shotgun sequence genome includes a region encoding these proteins:
- the rhoh gene encoding rho-related GTP-binding protein RhoH, whose translation MNAETQVKCVLVGDSAVGKTALLVRFTSETFPECYKPTVYENTGVEVFMDGAPINLGLWDTAGNDTFRQIRPMSYQQADVVLICYSVANAASLASVKHKWLVEVRDNLPRVPVLVVATQTDQRDSGPHSASCSSAAEGKRLAQDIRAKGYLECSSLSNRGVQQVFECAVRTAVNQARKRTRPRMFDINSCVVF comes from the exons ATGAACGCGGAGACCCAGGTGAAGTGTGTGCTGGTGGGGGACAGTGCTGTCGGGAAGACGGCCCTCCTGGTTCGCTTCACCTCAGAGACCTTCCCTGAGTGTTACAAACCAACTGTGTATGAGAACACTGGAGTGGAGGTCTTCATGGACGGGGCTCCG ATCAACCTGGGTTTGTGGGACACGGCAGGAAATGACACGTTCAGACAAATCCGTCCGATGTCCTATCAGCAGGCGGATGTGGTCCTGATCTGCTACTCCGTGGCCAACGCCGCTTCCCTCGCCAGCGTCAAGCACAAGTGGCTGGTAGAG GTGCGTGACAACCTTCCCCGTGTCCCGGTGCTGGTGGTGGCCACCCAGACCGACCAGCGTGACTCCGGGCCTCACAGCGCCTCCTGCTCCTCCGCCGCCGAGGGCAAACGCCTCGCTCAGGACATACGGGCCAAGGGATACCTGGAGTGCTCGTCGCTAAGCAACCGCGGCGTGCAGCAAGTGTTCGAGTGTGCGGTGAGGACAGCGGTGAACCAGGCCAGGAAACGAACGCGCCCGCGGATGTTTGATATCAACAGCTGCGTGGTGTTTTGA